From the genome of Syngnathoides biaculeatus isolate LvHL_M chromosome 4, ASM1980259v1, whole genome shotgun sequence:
GGTGTTACAGTGTCAGTTCTAAGCAGTGTTACTTGGTGGGTGACACGAGTATGTGAGTGTTACAGGGTTACGgtgtctttcaaaataagcTAGTGTGTTGCAATGTGTCACAGTATCTGTGCCATCATTGGCACATTGTTTTCAATATAAAGGGGGATGGGTGTTACAGTGTGGTTACAGTTTAGGTGGAAGTGTTATCCGCCATAACTGTGTGTGTCACAATGTGCCACAGCGCATGTGACAGTGTATTGTGTGATGTTACAATATGGGTGGCAGTTTGTTCCATTACAGGTGAGTACGCTAATATTGTTTCATGTACAATTTCAGACACTATAACTAAGTTGCACTATGTTACATTGTAattaacagtgtgtgtgtgtagccgACACTGATAAATTATAACAGCGCGTGTTGCAATGTGTTAGTGCACTTGACAGTTTATTACATTGTGTGATATTGGAGGTAAAACAACAGTATGTGCTAAATTAACGAACATCAATTAGAAAACTCCATTAGGTATCATAAAGTATTTATTAAAACATCGAATCATTAACCTTTTGGGTGGGCGGCTGctttcatgtttattttattgtctttggatatttaattacattttagatTGGTGCCTCGACTTCTTAGATTGTAAATGATGTGTTTACGTTAGTGTTTATTGATTTGGAAATGTAAAAGCATCCAAAATGTGTCAAATGCTGATGTTTATCAATAATTTCTTCAAAGTTGTGTGAGGTGGTGAACGTCAGAGTACATTTACACGTACGATACCTACGTTGCTATGGTAAAATACAACAGCCACTTGTATAGTGTTTCATGTAGCAAGCACACGATAAATAGTGTATCGTGATATAGTCGTTTCTCAAGTTGGGCCTTTGCAAAAGAACGAAAAGCAGGCCGTCGTGTTGCGGTTCAAAATGACTcgatttaagtctcaaactcttcatttaaaagaaaaaaagaattaaactcgttctgctgccttcaagtatttacaaaaaaattatttgcaggGTGTTAATTTTGACAATTAATGGTACAGcgagatttttggggggagatttCTTTTAAATTAAGGTTGAACTAAATACACCCTAGGTCATAAATAGGGTTGGGCATCGAGAATCGGAACCGAGACCATctttccagttcttccggaatTGTTCAAACTTTAAAATTTCAGTTCCAACTTTCAATGCCTGCAGTCCAACGACCCCGAAGAAGAAGTAGCagtagaaaacccacgaagaAGAATGAACACGAAGAGGTGGTAAGATTAGATTTCACGATTTTTAGAACTGTGATTTGTTCCTAAACTCGGCCTACATCGTGCTGAACTTCAGTGATGTCAGATTTTCggagtgaaacaataaaataaggtCTATGGCAATATTGAGGCAGCTAACAATTAAATGGTTGGTTGCACTTTTGCACTGATGACCAAAGTAAGAGTCGAcgacaggattaaaaaaaaaaaaaaaaccctcaacatTGAGCTAAAACCTACCGTTAGCaactttacatcacaatgaattgggacaaaattcacaCAAACATATTACAAAAACTAACCTTCTGCCTCATCGGTCAGTCGGGACAGGAATCTACATTTTATAGCATTTGGTTccgtttcaattaaaaaaaaaaaaaaaacacctgtgtGGTGTGAAGTTACTTTTCCTTCCAAAATACTGACCTCTGGTGCATAACCATCAAAAGAAAGGGTTAAATGCTTCAAACAGGAAGTCACTTTAAAAGTTGCTCAAATAAACCATTTCACATGACAAAACAGTCCCCAATAActacaatattttaataatgcTATATTTAAATTTTAGCTGAAATATTAATGACTATTACGTCAACTGTGTTAGTCCCACCCATCACCTTTTAGTTTATAGGTTTCATATTGACACCGAGTCAAAAGTTCGTTGTAGTCATTGCTGCAGgctgctaaaaaaatggatgttcataatttggacacccttTTGTTCAAaccatgtaaacttttttttttttttaaccacccccACTAAAAGAATTGTAGAATAATTTTGAACCGGAATctctcaaattcaaacaatgcccAACCCTTTGTCATTTACGACATTGTTGACAAGAAAGGGTCGTAAAAGGAGGGTTAAAAAGTGAGCTTGGCACCTCGGAAGGAGCTGTGACGTCAATAAAGTTTTGTTGAACTGAGAGTTTGTTGCGAGTCGGCCAGCAGTCGACTGACATCCAGCATGGTGTACGAGGGGCTTTCGAGTACGTACTACAATTCAGGATTACCTCTCACAAGCACTGCTGAAATGCTCTCACGCATTActgaaaaacaatcacaaatacTACAGAAATGCTCTCACACCAACGACCGATTGCTCTACTGAAATGTGCATTTTAGAATGTGTGAGGAATTTCCCATGATGTGTGTGAGAGCTTTTCATTTCACTTACTCAACTGAAACAAGTGAATGCATTTCAGTAGTGTTTGTTGGGTGGTTTCAGTCGTGTCTGAGTGTTTCAGTTACATTTGAGTGAAAAAATAGCATGTGGAATTCCATTGTTTAATTtataatttaatacattttcactAGTGTGCAAGGGTGATTTAGAAATGTGTGAGAGCATTTCGATTGTgtatgagccaaaaaaaaaaaaaaaaactcagtcatGCTTGAGAGAACGTGTCAGTTGTGAATGTGGGTGAAGAAATTTCAGCATTGTGTGAGTGGCTGTTTCACtagcatgaaaatattttagttgtgtgagtaaaggaaaaaaaaaatctgtcatgtGTGAGAGAGCATTTCAGTATTCGGTTTTGAATGTGAGAGTTTCAGGTGTGCGTGAGAGGTCAGCCTCAATGACGCCCCTTCCGCCCCCTCGTAGAAAAGCCCTCAGTGTCGCTCCCTCTCTCCGTTGCGTTTGTGGCCCCCGGCCCTCCATCCGGGGCCCATCTAGACGTCTGTGCTGACGCTGCGTGTGACCACCTCCCGCGTGGCCATGGAGCGGATGAGGTCCAGCTTGCGGTAGAACCCTGCCAGGTCAGCGGGCATTTCCAGGTCCTGGTGCACACAGCGGTACCCGCCGGCCGGTCGGCCCCCGTTGCAGAGACGCTCCGGGTGGTGGAGGTAGAAGGGCAGCGTGCAGCGGGCGCACGCCGGGCAGAAGCCGTGCCCCCGCTGGCACCGCCGCAGTGGAGGCGGTGGCGTGAAGCTGGCGGGCCCGTTGGCCTCGGTCAGGAAGGTAGGCGGGTATGTCTCGGGTTCGTCGCTGTAACGCTCCGGGGTAGGCGGCGTCGGGGGAGCTGACAGAGCCAGGGGGTGCGAAGGCGACATGGTGGACAGCTCtggttcctcctcctcccccttcgCGGACTCCTCCCTTTTACAGCAGTAATACTAAAAGGGGAAGATGAGTGGATCAAGCGTCGTAGCGCTTACGATGTGTTACAGCGCTATTACAGTGTGACACACGTTCATCTGCGTGTTAAAATATAACCAAGTGTGttaaagtatccatccatccatttacttagccgcttaacctcacgagggttgtgggagcggtggtgccaatcccagctctcatcaaGCAGgcggcgaggtacaccctgaactggttgccagccaatcgcagggcagtgTATTAAAGTCAAATAGTAAAAAAATTTCCTTTCTCACTGTCTAATATGAAAcgtctcctgtttcaggtcaatgAGAATAACCAACATTATTTCTATTTGTTGCataatatagtaataataattatttaaaaaaatatatatatatttttttgggggggggcaattttcAGAAGTTATGCCTCGATTACCCTACAGGATGTTAGCCCCAATGTTGGCAGGCGATTTCCCAGATCAGGCCTGACATATTTTGTCACGACCGCCAAAGGTTTTTGCATTATTACATAATGCACAACCAACAATTCTGCcctatgatgaaaaatgaaaagtctaACCTGTTTAAATCTTTGGAGGGGGGTGTTATCTTCCGTGTGACAGATCAATGACAACCTTCAACAGCACACCTTGACGTCGACTACGAGgattgcatatactgtattgcGTCACATCCCGTGCTACTTCTAACTAAACGACTAAACCGCACTTCGAGCATTTTCCCAAATTGTTCcccacttgtcctcattgcCAACTACTTTTCCGTAACACGGCCCATATTGTTAAAGAGCTTTTGGCTTCCAATAATGAAGACTGACTCAGTGTGGCTCAAGGTTCACCATCAACACACGAGATGCTGTGGCTAACTGCGCGCAAGTGTGGCGAGGGGATTTTTATACTCTTTGGCTACGTTGGTTCATATGTTTCATGAGCAAATGGGAAACCAGCCAACCGATTCttgtagtttttttcttcttcaagtattatcatttttttgaatGCACCTTAACTCCCACGTATATAATCAGGGATCATGACACGACCATTTTTTCGTCAGTTAGCTTGTTGAAGTGTAGCTCGCTCACAGTAAAATTATGTCACGTTTGAGCAGTAACATAAtgcttcaaacatttatttcagtttgaaaataaatgtttagatTAATTCACTATTTTGTGAATAACTATGTCATTCATCTTgcgttccacttatcctcactggggcaACGGTATGACTATTTTAATATATTCGGGATATTTGTGTGTCAGTGAAGAGAATAcgtcgaagacctcctcaattccactgataTTCCACCCCATGGAGAAGCAGACTCTGGGGTCTCTCAGGCGGGCTCTCCTATTTCCGGGGTATTACAGTGCATCACAATATTTTAGTTTGTTGCTGTGTAATTACACAAAGTCACCTCACGAgacaacaacacggtagcatcaGCTACTCTGTTCCAAGTTAGTGTTTACAATGGATTTTTAGAGTTAATCACACCATGTGAGCTCGTGTGACAGTTCGGCACAGATGTACAATACCTGCAATCTACATAAACACAGCACAGCGACAATGGTGAGTAAGATGACGGCAGCCAGAATTCCACCTGCGATGACCACTGTCCCGGCTGACATTCGAAATGCTCTCCATCAACAGCCTGCAGGAGGCGAGAGAAAAGGAGGGTGACCATCGGTGCAATACAGAAGACCAAAAGAGGAGCATGACCGCAATATTTCCGAGTTGTTGGGCCTCCTTCGGGTTCTTGTTTTTGCTCAGGAATTTCCCTTTCCAACCTTACTGAGCAAGATGACCCAGAATACTTGCGGGAAGTATCGTTCATATTCTAAAAATGCTTTGGAAAAGTCCCAGACTATTCAAGTCTGTCTTTTCCACTCGGAAACGTCATGTTACAGTTCAACTGAGTTGAGTGGTGGGGTACCTATAAAACTGGCTACATATAAAACTACATTACAATGTCAACAATTTCAAGGTTTTCCATGGAAACCGCACAGACATCAAACCTAAACTCATTTTGACCTATGTTAAAGCCCGACTGACATCGCTatatacattctaaaatagatattgtaatgaaaaatacatacaacgttattcacttcaatgtctatacaaaaataaataaatatgagcggagagcacgtcatccatgcgcaaagtcgtggaagtgtcattcgacatccatgtcgaagccatattgcctgcaacgtcatcagcagatgttacaccgggacattcgccattgaaaacatgtagtggcacctgctatgggacacggaagctcttttcaaagaagagaacatttcacaatcgagtgaagtgaccggggcaatattactctattgttttgaaccatatttagatgatatgcggatcacttctaacgaagaacagactccccgacagcatgtatgagccaccccggccgaagccgtcctcGGCGGATGCGGCGCCACCGAAGCCGTCCGTGGCGGACAAGGTGCTACGGAAGCTGTTCTCAGCGGACCCGGCACTgatgggcacatcgacacatttagtacccctgacttatgtacaCGGATCTTTCGttactgaagactattttaattttattgcactttcattatttgcttaaatatgacccgATACATTTactcaacagataaagtgttgtccatttgctaatcagacaaggatgtatTGTGGAGCCGGTGGATGTCCCTGATCTTTGTaagcagaaaaccggctggcgcgctcctcctctcccaggcattgccgtggagacgaacgacccTAGAtcaggagcggaaagttaccatcccggcccaagATCtggctggggtggggggcagccacttttacaatggacccatacatataaaaaccttgtgttcctgggcagcttttgtcttcttcttgggctatcctgccagaagacacacgtctcgtgtgcggcagatacctagataagacccggacatctgtattgcacattcctttgcaataaatccatttgctgttaactttttctaatcattggtcatattttcttcgattcgtgaacacgcgtagcgtcccaactcgcaaatccctacattacgttatgagaggattacgtctgtcccccaaaaaacaattttttttttagtagctgtatacacacctacctgtcatttggaacccacgaagctctcgtcctttgcacccgtgcaatccatttttcacgacgaaccgtgTCTTTTTGTAAAGTATGAAGaataaatccatcctcacgagtgtgtGAGCAAtacccagcaatacaacgagccggcattttggctaacacgaaggaacaaagagctaccttcccgcgggtaaaactggtataaacacacgaggcgGCCTGAGTGAGCTCCTGTTGACAACGTCGCTTCCTatatttctccaaaacaaaccccccaagaggattttcatggcgggagttacaacaagccatatacgtcaaaatcatgcccggctcccttttttttgttttaatgaaaaacatactaaaaatcttgctttttgtgtcagtggggctttaggCATAAAACAGTagaaaacaaaactgaacaGCTGAAAACTGAACAACCTTTagagaaggaaaggaaataTTACACCAAATTCTTTATGGCAGTAATACTTGAACAACTGATCACCCATGAAGTTTACAGACTATGGAAAGACATTCGAGAGCTTCACACTCGATATTTAAAAGTACTAAACAGTATATATAAACAAAGATGCATTAAGAATACAGTTTTAGTTTTGAATTTTCCCCAATTACCGTAAGACAAACATTTCTATtcatacagaaaataaaatgctgcAAACACAAAGTAGTCTACAATACAGAAACATGCTTggaaaaaaacttaaataaagacacaaaaacaaaaaatgcgaGCTAGAGACTTTTTCCCCATAATATTTATTCAGAAAACACAGAACACCATCACCACAAAATCAGAAGCAAAAATTATAgttttacaaatatattttataaagtGCACGAAGATCTAAAGTTTTAATGGTTTTTGCTCCTCATAATACTGTTTGACTTCATTTTAGTATAtgtgtacagtggaacctcaatctTGGACTTGGACTCTGGAT
Proteins encoded in this window:
- the LOC133498830 gene encoding protein FAM163B, producing the protein MSAGTVVIAGGILAAVILLTIVAVLCLCRLQYYCCKREESAKGEEEEPELSTMSPSHPLALSAPPTPPTPERYSDEPETYPPTFLTEANGPASFTPPPPLRRCQRGHGFCPACARCTLPFYLHHPERLCNGGRPAGGYRCVHQDLEMPADLAGFYRKLDLIRSMATREVVTRSVSTDV